The following are from one region of the Halarcobacter sp. genome:
- the nrfA gene encoding ammonia-forming cytochrome c nitrite reductase — protein MKKFKVLLVASLVAIGCLSALVASINEKKEEQKIINSVPKIDKWETKNEEFKKFYPREYDSWKQTKQSDKIEDMLEKYPELVVLWAGYGFAKDYNAPRGHFYAIEDNRNTLRTGAPVDGKTGPMPTACWTCKSPDVPRIMNEQGDLEYFTGKWAKYGSDIINPIGCVDCHNPETMELQVNRKYLDTALQSNGETSLADATHQEMRTMVCAQCHVEYYFKKTDTPDGKKAAVVTLPWSEGTSVDDMERYYDNMDFKDWTHKISKTPMLKAQHPGYEMWKTGAHGKNNVSCADCHMPYKREGGVKYTDHKIGNPLENMENTCMTCHRVSEDSLLKTINEKKQRKDELHKKAMKQLAAAHLEAGKAWEVGASEAEMAPVLKDIRHAQWRWDYAVASHPAFFHAPEETLRVLATAIEKAGNARIKLAKILAKHGAADYKAPEATSKEKAQEIIGLPFEKLVDDKKKFKSGLLIEWKKEAEKKGIYNPKSTEGIEDKTSYN, from the coding sequence ATGAAAAAGTTTAAAGTCTTACTTGTAGCTTCATTAGTAGCAATTGGCTGTTTAAGTGCATTAGTTGCATCTATTAATGAGAAAAAAGAGGAACAAAAAATTATAAATTCTGTTCCAAAAATTGACAAATGGGAAACAAAAAACGAAGAGTTTAAAAAGTTTTATCCAAGAGAATATGATTCTTGGAAACAAACTAAACAAAGTGATAAAATCGAGGATATGTTAGAAAAATATCCTGAATTAGTTGTATTATGGGCAGGATATGGTTTTGCAAAAGACTATAACGCTCCAAGAGGTCACTTCTATGCTATTGAAGATAATAGAAATACTCTTAGAACAGGTGCACCAGTAGATGGTAAAACTGGACCAATGCCAACAGCATGTTGGACATGTAAATCACCTGATGTTCCTAGAATTATGAATGAGCAAGGTGACTTAGAGTACTTTACTGGTAAATGGGCAAAATATGGTTCAGATATTATTAATCCAATTGGTTGTGTAGATTGTCATAATCCTGAAACTATGGAGCTTCAAGTAAATAGAAAGTATTTAGATACTGCTTTACAATCAAATGGTGAAACTTCGTTAGCTGATGCAACTCACCAAGAGATGAGAACAATGGTTTGTGCACAATGTCACGTTGAATATTATTTCAAAAAAACTGATACTCCTGATGGTAAAAAAGCGGCTGTTGTTACTTTACCTTGGTCTGAAGGTACATCAGTTGATGATATGGAAAGATATTATGATAATATGGATTTCAAAGATTGGACACACAAAATCTCTAAAACTCCAATGTTAAAAGCTCAACACCCAGGTTATGAGATGTGGAAAACAGGTGCACACGGTAAAAACAATGTTTCTTGTGCAGATTGTCACATGCCTTATAAAAGAGAAGGTGGAGTTAAATATACAGATCATAAAATTGGTAATCCATTGGAAAATATGGAAAATACTTGTATGACTTGTCACAGAGTTTCTGAAGACTCATTACTTAAAACAATTAATGAGAAAAAACAAAGAAAAGATGAGTTACACAAAAAAGCTATGAAACAATTAGCTGCTGCACACTTAGAAGCTGGAAAAGCTTGGGAAGTTGGAGCAAGTGAAGCAGAAATGGCACCTGTATTAAAAGATATCAGACATGCACAATGGAGATGGGATTATGCAGTTGCATCACACCCAGCATTCTTCCATGCACCTGAAGAGACTTTAAGAGTTTTAGCAACAGCAATTGAAAAAGCTGGAAATGCTAGAATTAAATTAGCTAAAATCTTAGCTAAACATGGAGCTGCTGATTATAAAGCACCTGAAGCTACTTCTAAAGAGAAAGCTCAAGAGATTATTGGTTTACCATTTGAAAAACTTGTAGATGATAAGAAAAAATTCAAAAGTGGACTTTTAATTGAATGGAAAAAAGAGGCTGAGAAAAAAGGTATCTATAACCCTAAATCAACAGAGGGTATAGAAGATAAAACTTCTTATAACTAA
- the nrfH gene encoding cytochrome c nitrite reductase small subunit translates to MKREKIVVYGSILAFLIAVGLFAYTVHASKMLSYLSSDPKACINCHTMNSAYATWSKSSHKNVATCVDCHLPVGDVVAKYKAKAIDGWNHSVAFTLNTYENNIDISEDGADRVQANCIRCHGDLTSQMGLNANNYHGSEEDSLKADRKCWECHKFTPHGKVRSLTSTPYSIGVKERMK, encoded by the coding sequence ATGAAAAGAGAAAAAATTGTAGTCTATGGATCAATTTTAGCTTTTCTTATTGCTGTTGGTTTATTTGCTTATACAGTGCATGCATCAAAAATGTTGTCATACCTGTCAAGTGATCCTAAAGCCTGTATCAATTGTCATACGATGAATTCTGCATATGCAACATGGTCAAAAAGTTCTCATAAGAATGTTGCTACATGTGTGGATTGTCACTTGCCAGTTGGTGATGTGGTTGCTAAGTATAAAGCTAAAGCAATCGATGGTTGGAATCACTCAGTTGCATTTACCTTGAACACTTATGAAAATAATATTGACATAAGTGAAGATGGTGCAGACAGAGTGCAAGCAAACTGTATTAGATGTCATGGAGATTTAACATCTCAAATGGGTCTAAATGCAAATAATTACCATGGTTCAGAAGAAGATAGTTTAAAAGCTGATCGAAAATGTTGGGAATGTCATAAGTTTACTCCTCATGGCAAAGTTAGAAGTTTAACATCAACTCCTTATAGTATAGGTGTTAAAGAAAGAATGAAATAA
- a CDS encoding YciI family protein — protein sequence MQYLVIAYDNEGALDKRLEVRDAHVEGAKKMIAEGKIINAGALIEDDQMVGSTLFVDFENDEAINEWLENEPYVVNGVWNMEEFQIVPVKLLPR from the coding sequence ATGCAATACCTTGTAATAGCTTATGACAATGAAGGTGCTTTAGATAAAAGACTAGAAGTAAGAGACGCTCATGTTGAGGGTGCTAAAAAAATGATAGCAGAAGGAAAAATTATAAATGCTGGTGCTCTTATAGAAGATGACCAAATGGTAGGTTCTACACTATTTGTTGATTTTGAAAATGATGAAGCGATTAATGAATGGTTAGAAAATGAGCCATATGTAGTAAATGGTGTATGGAATATGGAAGAGTTCCAAATCGTTCCAGTTAAATTACTACCAAGATAA
- a CDS encoding EAL domain-containing protein: MNKEEFKSIIKRADYKTKYEPIIDIKNDNKIFAYEALSKFAIDEKIISTEEIFRKLHYYNNLFFELEKRNKLHQVNKFDKKEKLFLNFDADIVKTEEQKNYWEKFLKQYKDNIVVEITENGSDDEVSSSIMRSFAMWLKEKGIDSALDDFAQDGSMFSFFIMNRCKYIKIDKSFLKQIKTNQNYISYLCGLLETIRKNGQKSIIEGVETKEDFELIQNKLDCDFVQGYYFSNLTLIR, from the coding sequence ATGAATAAAGAAGAGTTTAAAAGTATAATAAAAAGAGCTGATTATAAAACAAAATATGAACCAATAATAGATATAAAAAATGATAATAAGATATTCGCATATGAGGCATTATCAAAATTTGCAATAGATGAAAAGATAATATCAACTGAAGAGATTTTTAGAAAACTTCACTATTATAATAATTTGTTTTTCGAACTAGAAAAAAGAAATAAACTACATCAAGTAAACAAATTTGATAAAAAAGAAAAATTATTTTTAAATTTTGATGCGGATATTGTAAAAACAGAAGAGCAAAAAAATTATTGGGAAAAATTTTTAAAACAATATAAAGACAATATAGTTGTAGAGATAACTGAAAATGGCAGTGATGATGAAGTATCTTCTTCTATTATGCGTAGTTTTGCCATGTGGCTAAAAGAAAAAGGCATAGATTCTGCATTAGATGATTTTGCGCAAGATGGCTCAATGTTTTCTTTTTTTATTATGAATAGATGTAAATATATAAAAATAGATAAATCTTTTTTAAAACAAATCAAAACAAATCAAAACTATATATCATATCTATGCGGGTTATTAGAAACAATAAGAAAAAATGGTCAAAAATCTATTATAGAGGGTGTAGAAACAAAAGAGGATTTTGAATTGATTCAAAATAAACTTGATTGTGATTTTGTACAAGGTTACTATTTTTCAAATTTGACTTTAATAAGATAA
- the ccsA gene encoding cytochrome c biogenesis protein CcsA: MKKLLKNILSIETATVLMLLFAFSCAVATFIENDYGTLAVRSFVYNKTWFELIMLILVISSLANIIWFKMYKIKKFFIFFIHISFAFILVGAALTRYLGYEGLMTIPEFTIQNKMLSNDEYIQAVLLNKDGKEILKKDTKVLMTELSQTDFDLDINSNINLKFQNFVPNAAEKIVTVKDGKPMVNLIITDLTGARSIDLQNTKIYSDKYTTFSLNKKIEDNSKPKVLFETKDNQVYIKSNVSITYNFMDGVGQGTIKANEVLPLRDDVIYIVAQTRFATPDFAASGKVQVVSMDKNLVQKDKRLNAVITKLTYKGKESEISLFGKGGSNQGYEKTIKLDDKTLKLSWGAKIIELPFSLYLNDFNLERYPGSKSPSSYSSLVKVYDTKDDITFEQLISMNNTLNYKGYKFFQSSYTMNETATILSVNKDPGVIPTYIGYFLLFTGLIFSLFMKNGRFRKLANTKYELKNIASAFLICFVFLFTSDLKAETNSNIDMKLITNIDLDHANKLGAVLVQDYQGRIKPINSLAIEIMNKVMRKESLYGLNANQLFISMLINPRAWQKVPIISVKNDKLKNVLNINSDSKYFKFDDIYGNLGKYKLEDDLEIINKKKPSQRTTYDKDVIKVDERLNIIYNLFSGAFLKLFPKIDDNNNKWLDPTLAISVINDGVGALNKTEAKDIANLMDSYFIALKEANEGKASWDKANIALDNIINYQTKYAANIIPNEWKIKAELLFNKYNIFKRLTPVYLILGVVLLAFVFVKIFKPMISLNKISKFFLVIFILSFIVHTSGLALRWYVSGHAPWSNGYESMIYIAWAIVLAGIIFSKQSILALATTSLLSGITLFVAHLSWLEPQITTLTPVLKSYWLTIHVSVITASYAFLALSAILGFLTLVFFIFINKNKNDLKQESLKISIKEARRINEMSMIIGLVLLVIGNFLGGIWANESWGRYWGWDPKETWTLVSILIYAVILHLHYIKGLASNFIFSSLSLVAYSSIVMTYFGVNYYLAGLHSYAAGDPIPIPPFVPITLLVVFITIVLAFRNRKIV, from the coding sequence ATGAAAAAATTACTAAAAAATATTCTATCAATTGAAACTGCAACAGTTTTAATGCTTCTTTTCGCTTTTTCATGTGCTGTGGCTACATTTATAGAAAATGATTATGGTACATTGGCTGTAAGGTCTTTTGTATATAATAAAACTTGGTTTGAACTTATTATGCTTATTCTTGTAATCTCTTCATTAGCTAATATTATTTGGTTTAAAATGTATAAAATCAAAAAGTTTTTTATCTTTTTTATCCATATATCATTTGCATTTATCTTAGTTGGAGCTGCTCTTACTAGATATTTAGGTTATGAAGGTTTGATGACTATTCCTGAATTTACTATACAAAATAAAATGCTTTCAAATGATGAATATATTCAAGCTGTTTTATTAAATAAAGATGGAAAAGAGATACTTAAAAAAGATACAAAAGTATTAATGACAGAACTTTCTCAAACAGATTTTGATTTAGATATTAACTCAAATATAAATTTAAAATTTCAAAATTTTGTTCCAAATGCAGCAGAGAAAATTGTAACAGTAAAAGATGGAAAACCTATGGTAAATCTTATTATTACTGATTTAACAGGAGCAAGAAGTATAGATTTACAAAATACAAAAATATACTCAGATAAATATACTACTTTTTCTTTAAATAAAAAGATTGAAGATAACTCTAAACCTAAAGTTTTATTTGAAACAAAAGATAATCAAGTTTATATTAAATCAAATGTATCAATCACATACAACTTTATGGATGGAGTAGGGCAAGGTACTATAAAAGCAAATGAAGTTTTACCTTTAAGAGATGATGTTATTTATATAGTAGCACAAACGAGATTTGCAACGCCAGATTTTGCAGCATCAGGGAAAGTTCAAGTTGTAAGTATGGATAAAAATCTTGTTCAAAAAGATAAAAGACTAAATGCCGTGATTACTAAACTAACTTACAAAGGAAAAGAGAGTGAGATCTCTCTTTTTGGAAAAGGTGGTTCAAATCAAGGTTATGAAAAAACAATTAAGCTAGATGATAAAACACTAAAACTATCTTGGGGTGCAAAGATTATTGAGTTGCCATTTTCTTTATATTTAAATGATTTTAATCTAGAAAGATATCCTGGTTCTAAATCCCCTTCAAGTTATTCTAGTTTAGTAAAAGTATATGATACAAAAGATGATATAACTTTTGAGCAATTAATATCTATGAACAATACTCTAAACTATAAAGGGTATAAATTTTTTCAAAGTTCATACACTATGAATGAAACTGCAACAATACTTTCTGTAAATAAAGACCCAGGAGTAATACCAACATATATTGGTTACTTTTTATTATTTACAGGGCTTATTTTTAGTCTTTTTATGAAAAATGGTAGATTTAGAAAACTGGCAAATACAAAATATGAATTAAAAAATATTGCAAGTGCTTTTCTTATCTGTTTTGTATTTCTATTTACAAGTGATTTAAAAGCAGAAACAAACTCAAATATTGATATGAAACTTATCACAAATATAGATTTAGACCATGCAAACAAATTAGGGGCAGTATTAGTTCAAGATTATCAAGGAAGAATCAAACCTATTAATTCTTTAGCTATTGAGATTATGAATAAAGTGATGAGAAAAGAGAGTTTATATGGATTAAATGCAAATCAACTATTTATTAGTATGCTTATAAATCCAAGAGCCTGGCAAAAAGTTCCAATTATTAGTGTAAAAAATGATAAATTGAAAAATGTTTTAAATATAAATAGTGATTCAAAATACTTTAAATTTGATGATATATATGGTAATTTAGGGAAATATAAATTAGAAGATGATTTAGAAATAATAAATAAAAAGAAACCCTCACAAAGAACAACTTACGATAAGGATGTTATAAAAGTAGATGAAAGATTAAATATTATCTATAATCTGTTTTCAGGAGCTTTTCTAAAACTATTTCCAAAAATTGATGATAACAACAACAAATGGCTAGACCCAACTTTAGCAATATCAGTTATAAATGATGGAGTTGGTGCTTTAAATAAAACAGAGGCAAAAGATATAGCAAATCTTATGGATAGTTATTTTATTGCATTAAAAGAAGCAAATGAAGGTAAAGCCTCTTGGGATAAAGCAAATATCGCCCTTGATAATATTATAAACTATCAAACAAAATATGCAGCTAATATTATCCCTAATGAATGGAAAATAAAAGCAGAATTACTTTTTAACAAATATAATATTTTTAAAAGACTAACTCCTGTATATCTAATCTTAGGAGTTGTTTTATTGGCTTTTGTATTTGTAAAAATATTTAAACCAATGATATCTTTAAATAAAATATCAAAATTTTTTCTTGTGATATTTATACTAAGTTTTATAGTTCATACTTCAGGACTTGCATTAAGATGGTATGTTTCAGGTCATGCCCCTTGGTCAAATGGATATGAATCTATGATTTATATAGCATGGGCTATTGTTTTAGCAGGAATCATCTTTTCAAAACAATCAATATTAGCACTAGCTACCACATCATTGTTATCAGGGATTACCCTTTTTGTAGCACATTTATCATGGTTAGAACCTCAGATTACTACTTTAACTCCTGTTTTAAAATCTTATTGGTTAACAATTCATGTAAGTGTAATTACAGCTAGTTATGCTTTTTTAGCACTTAGTGCAATTTTAGGATTTTTAACACTAGTCTTTTTTATATTTATTAATAAAAATAAAAATGATTTAAAACAAGAATCTTTGAAAATCTCTATAAAAGAAGCAAGAAGAATAAATGAAATGTCTATGATAATAGGTTTAGTTTTACTTGTAATAGGTAACTTCTTAGGTGGAATCTGGGCAAATGAATCTTGGGGTAGATATTGGGGATGGGATCCAAAAGAGACTTGGACTTTAGTATCTATTTTAATTTATGCAGTAATATTACACCTACACTACATAAAAGGCTTAGCTTCTAATTTTATTT